Genomic window (Leptospira weilii):
GGGCCGATCGTTTTACAGAGGATTTGTCGGAATTCCGACAGATTTATCTTCGGATCCAAGTATTTGTGGGGCTGGTTATGTTAGAGAGCAACACTTTAGTTTCTTATTCGCCCAAACTTTCTTACGCCGAACTCACGTTAAAATATGTTTTCACCTCGCGGATCTGGATCGTTTCCACCCGGTCCTCTCCGGCGATGATATCCGAAAGAATCACAACCTGATCCCCATCCTCTATTCTTCCCGCTTTTTTGAGAGTTTCGATCGCGAGCCGGATCGTTTTTTCCGGATCTTTGGAAAAATCGATCCGATACGGAATCACACCGCGAGTGAGCCAGAGTTTTCGCCTAACCGTAGTCATGTTTGTAAACGCATAAATCAAAGGATAATGCGGATGAAAACCGGCAACGTTAAGCGCCGTTGTTCCCCTTCTCGTAATGACGATAATCGCCGGACATTTTAGGGAATCCGCAAGTTCCGCGGCGGACCTTGCCATCTGTTCCTTTTTATCCTGTGGAATTTTATCCTTAACGTAATCCACACCGCCCGTTTTCTCCACACGTTGTGCGATCTTGTCCATCATTTCCACGCACCGAACCGGAAACTTACCCGCGGCGGTTTCTCCCGATAACATGATCGCATCCGCCTCTTCGTAGATCGCATTCGCGACGTCGGTGACCTCGGCTCTTGTGGGAGAAGGATTGTTAATCATCGATTCCAAAAGATGAGTCGCCACGATGACTCTTTTTCCCTTGAGGGCACATTCTTTGATGATCGCTCTTTGAAGGATCGGTAATTCCTCGATCGGAACTTCCACCCCCAAATCCCCTCTCGCGACCATCACACCGTCCGAAACCGCCACGATTTCTTTCATGTTACGAACGGCTTCTTGATCCTCTATCTTTGCGATAACCTGCGCGTGCCCTTCGTTTTCTTCGATGATTTGTTTCAATTGATTGATGTCTTCGGCAGAACGAACGAAAGAAAGAGCGATAAAGTCCACGTCCTCTTCCAATCCGAACAGGATATCCTTGTGATCCTTCGGCGTAATCGACGGAAGATTAACTCGAATTCCGGGAAGATTGATGTGTTTTCTGGAACCCAATCTTCCCCCGTCTAGAACCTTACACTTGAGCGCCGAGTCGTTGATCTCTTCTACGACAAGGTTGATCAGTCCGTTGTCTACGGTCACAGGATCGCCCACTTTTAAGTCCTTCACAATGTCTTTGTAATTTACGAACACGGATTGTTCCTCGGACTCTTCCCCGGGAATGATATGAAAGATGAACGTCTCGCCCACCTTTAGATCCAGGTGATCCACCTGAAGATCCCCCGTTCTGATTTCGGGTCCTTGCGTATCGAGTAGAATCGCGATCGGATTTTTCAGAACGTCCTTATTGAGAGATTTAATATTACGAATGATACTTCTATGGAAGTCGTGGTTACCGTGGGACATGTTCAGGCGCGCCACATTCATCCCCGCCTCCGCAAGCGCTTGAATCATTTTTTTATCGGAGGTTGCTGGACCGATGGTACAGATAATTTTCGTTTTTCTAATTACGGAGGATTCGCTCTTCATGTAATACCTTTATTCGGGAGAGCGGACCTTAGGACAATTCAGATTTTAGGCATGGTTTTTCGCAGAAAAGCTTCCAAAGAAATGCAAAAGTCGAACAAATCCTGATCGGGCATACTCGCATTCTTTTGTTCATCAATGACAGCGGAAGCCTTCTCCAAAAGATTCTTTCCGTTTTTTTTTAAATAACGTTTCGTAATAAGAATCGGAAACGTATATTTATCCTCCTGATTTCTCACCATGAAGGAGAAAATGTTGTTTTTTCCGTATTTTTTCAGGAAGTTGACCAAACCGTCTTCGTCAATCTCCCCGTCCATTTCGTATAAAAGAATGTTTCGATCCGGATACTGATGATTCGACCAGTAATCGTCCAAGATGTCCAAAGTTCTTTCCAGAAGTTTGGCTCCCAGGGGATCAACTTCCTTATGGACCACAGCGGGAGAAGTTTTTTCCTGTTTCATATCTGCGGTTTGCTGTTTCCGTGCGTTTTTCTCCGCAAGTTCCTTCTCCTTTACTCTTTTTTCCGCGAGTTTGGACATATCTTCTTGAATTTTTTTATTACGAGCTTCCATGATTCGTTTGTTCAGCTCGATCGTGTTGTGAGCGCGGATTTGTTCCACTTCGGATTTATGAACCGTAATGTTTCCGAAAATGTTTCTCCAAAGTCTCGTAAAAAAAGGAAGATACTTAAACAAACTGGATAATTCCAACTTATCAAAGGAAGAAATCAAATCCCGATCTTCGATAAAGTCCTTCACTTTCATTCGATCCAAGATCATGATCTCATTGTCATTTCCGGTCGAAGCGAAAGTTTTTCTCGCCGCCTCAATGGCGCCGGAAATCGAAAGTTTGTGAAGAACATAATTATACAGCGTGTTTTTGTCCGCAAATTCGGTATGAAGAATCTGGTCGTGATTGGTGACAAGAACTCGAATATCCTCTTCGATTTGCTGACCTCGAAAACGAAGAAAATTCAGATCTACGAGACGATTAGCGGATTTGATATAATCTACGATCTCGCTCAGTTTGGCTTTTTTCTCTTCCTTTTCTTTCTTTTCCTTGTCTTCTTCCTCAAAGCGAATCAGAACAAGGAGCTCTTCCATCGCCGTCTTTTGATCTCCGTAAGCGGGACTCATATAAGGCATAATGAAATTAACAAGACTACGCGTATTTTCCTTTTCCTCCTCGGACAAGACGTTTATAGCTCCGATACTTTGCAGTTCAGGAATCAAATGATCCATTAGAAAAGCTTTATACGCTTCGATTCTTGCGAGAATTTCCTCACGGACGTTGTAGTAAAATACGGAACGGTTCCCGGGATTAAAAGCTTGTTCGTTTCTAAAAAAGAATAAAACCTTTTGTTCCACCAATTTCTTGAGAACTGGTTTGAGATGAATGTTTACCGTGATTTGTTTGAGCTCCGGGTTAGTGTCAAAGGGATCGTTAAAAAGTTTTCCGATTTCGGTGGAAGCATACGTATTTGAGAGTTTATTCTCCGAAATTGCGGAATGAATTTGTTTGATAAATTCTTTCTTACTCGGAAGAGCCCTATTTTCCTTCACCCAACGTTGAATAGCATTGAATGTGATTTGATTTGCGCCGTCCACGTATCGATGACTGGTGGAAGCGTCCGTCGGTTGTGGTCTTGCAAATACAGGATTCATTTTGAGACAAGATTCGATCCTACCGTCGGACGAATCTTCGGCCGGATTAAAATCCACCATACAGATTTTTTTTATGATCGGAGGTTTGTATCTCGTGCAAAGTTCCTTGAGAAATTGTAAAGTCTTATCTTTATCAAGACTCAATTCCCTTGCCAATTGATCGACGTTAGGAAGGACTTTATTGGCCATGAATTTATCCGTCCAATCGCCGATAACGAGTAAAAGTTTATGAATTTTCTTATATTGAAAATCGTTTCTGGCCTCAAGCGACTGAGTCAACTGTAATGCGGTATTATAATCCGCCACTTTGAGTTCAGAGGATTGAGGCTCCAGCATGGAATGTCATTATTATTCCAAGAAATTTTTTTTGTAAAGAAGTTCTGCATTTAATAACGCAGCCCCCGCCGCTCCTCGAATCGTATTGTGACTTAAAACGACATATTTCCAATCGAAAATCGGATCGGGTCTGAGACGGCCTATCACCGTAGTCATTCCTTTGCCGGTATCCAAATCTAATCTAGGTTGTGGCCGATCCTCTTCTTCCTTATAAAGAAGAACCGGATTCGGAGCCAAAGGAAGACCTAACTTCTGAGGTTCCCCTGAAAATTCTTTCCAAGCGGAAAGAATTTCTTCCTTAGAAGGTTTCTTTTTAAATTTTACGGAAACACAAACCGTATGGCCGTCGAAAACCGGGACCCGATTGCAATGCGCGGAAATTGAAAAATCGGCGTGTAGAATTTTTCCGTTTTCCACTTTTCCGAGACACTTCAAAGGTTCAAGTTCCGCCTTTTCTTCTTCCCCTCCGATATACGGAACCACGTTTCCTAAAATATCCATCGTAGGAACACCCGGATAACCCGCACCGCTGATCGCCTGCATGGAAAAGAGCATAACGGACTCGATACCGAAACGATCAAAAAGAGGTTTAAGAGAAATCGTAACCCCCATAATCGTACAATTCGAGTTAGTGATAATCTTACCTTTCGTTTTCTGAGAAGTTAAAACATCCAAATGGGAAGAATTTACTTCCGCGGAGAGAAGAGGAACCGTTGGGTCCATCCTATGATTTTTAGAATTTGAAATGATATGGATTCCCGCATTCGCGTAATTCGTTTCCACTTCGCCGGCGATGTTTGAGTCCAAACCGGAAAATGCTAATACGACATCTTTCGTTTTAGCGGGATCGGGAGTGGTAATGACCATATTTTTCGCATAAGCAGGGATATCGGAAGAGATTTTCCATCTCGTCTTCATCACATCACCGTACGTTTTTCCCGCGCTTTTCTCGGAAGCGCAAAGGTGCGTAACCTCGAAGTACGGATGACGATCCAACAATTGAATAAATCGCTGACCTACGGAACCGGTGGCTCCTAAAACGGCAACTTTGACCCTGCTCATAATTTAAATTAAACGGTAAACCGCCCTCACAATCTGCGTTATTTTGCCGAATACGGTTCGGCTCGTTTATCAAGGTTTCAAAGGATGGCGTCTTTGTCTTTCAGAAATTTTGACGAATTCTCCCGCATAAATCGGACTCATTTTTACCATACCCGGAAAAGTAAAATGATGATAGTCGCTGAAATCTTGCATGGAAAGAGAATCTTTCAGATCGCTAAACCAAACCCCATTCCCAGAAATATCTTTCAGGAACAAAAGATGATCCTTATACCAACTCGAGTATTGATACCAATCCAAACTGATCGGATTTTCGGGATTATTTACGATCCAAAGAGGGATTTCTTTTTCCTTTAAGAAATCGGCAAATTTTTTCAGATATTGAAAATGAAGAACGGGAACGAATTTCTCCTCTCGAATCCGAAGTTTGGCGTCCTTAAGAGCAATCAAGTAACCTATCCCGGGCCTCTGAGCGTAGTCCTCAAGTAGACGAAAATTAAAGTATTTAGAATATTCTAAATCGCTCATACCCAAATAACGAAGATCTTCGAGCCTCTCCTCTCTCGTGTATTGCATTCCGTTTCTCGGAAAATCCGTACCGAAGGTTTGTTGCAGTCGGACACCAAGCCTATCGTAATTCCAATCCTTATTTTCCCCTTCGGCATAGTAAGGGATCCAGGTATTGGAAAGCTCCGCGGTAATTGGCAAGCCCGGATCCTCGGAATCGAAAAAGTTTCCCAATAAAATTTTCTTCCAACCAGGTTCGGAAAAGGAAAAAGTACGAATCGTATTCTTTTTTTGGAATGTGATCTTTAGCGGACCCGAAAAAAGAATTTCAGGCACGATTTGAACGAAAAAACCTTCTCTTTTCATTCCTTCCGTGAGGTTAAAGGAAAATTTTTTACCGGTCCAACCCAGAGAAGTCACCCGCTCCGGGATTTGAACGCCGTTGTATCCGTGATAACTCGTGTTTCTTCCGTAACGATGATCATAAAGGGATCGTAGATTTTTCCAAAAGATATCCTTGTATCGATAAAATCCGAAAAAAGAAGCGGATATATATTCGCTAGTTCTCACAAATCCGAGCTCAGAAAAGAACGCAAGCACAGTTTCCAAAGGAAAGATAAAACGGGATTGAGGAGCCTCGAAAAAATTGAGTGCGTCCAAAAGAAGAAGCTTCGAATCGATCGTTTCGTTTTTGTTGGAAGGATTCAAAGAATACGCGCGGTGTAATCTCCAATCAATAAAGTTGATTGGAAAAACGACAAAATCAGGTTCTAATTCCACGATCTTGTTACGACAGAGCCACACATCCAAAGGAGTCATTCCGGCGTAAGAAAGAAACTCCACCTCAACTTCTTTGCCGGTTCTTTCGAAAATCTCCTTGCGAAAGGATTCTCTGTCGAAAGAATAATGAGCGATACTCGAACCTACGATCAAAATTCTAGGACGGCTTTTTTGTTTTTCTCGAAGCGCAAAGTATTCGTATAAAAAATTATAAAAGTGATTTGAGCTCCAAGGGGACTCATTCGGAACTTTCCAAATCAAAACCCGAAAGAACAGAAAGTCGAATAGACACAAAATTAAGATCCCGGCCGCCAAAAGAAGTCCGTTATTTGTACGTTTATATTTACCGGCCTTAGGCTCTATGTTTTTCGTTCGATCCAAAATAAATGTTCCTTTCTTTGAATACTCCAAAACCACAAATTCTTAGAATCCAAACTCATGTCCAGGAACTTCTTTTTTAGCTTTACCATTGACTTAGACCGAAAGATACCACAAAAAGGAAACCAAAACGATGCCGCTTTACAAATTGAGTCTTACCTTTTGATAGAATGTTACAATACGTCTTCAGTTTAATTTTATTTTTTGCTTCCCTTCTTTTTTCTTTAGCTCTCAGCCCTCAGGAAATCTATCTAAACTCGGATATCCTCTATCTTCCCACGCTCGCCTTGGACGTGTTAGTGGATGGGGGAAATTTTCTTTCTTGGTCCTTTACCCCTTCCCCGTATTTCTTTCCGGATTTTCCGATCGTATCCATACTTCTTTTAATTTTTGAAAACGCACAAAAGGCACTGATCTGTTTCGCGCTCTTACAAACGATCTTGTTTGCCGTTTTGATGGAACGTTTCTGGATTTTCGCAAAAGAAGAAAGAAAAGGAAAATCTCTTTCCCCCAAAGAAATAAGGCGAGTTAGATCTTGGATTTTACTTCTTATTTCGCTTTTACTTTTGATCGCAAAAAATTTTCCAACTCTTTATATTATATTTTTACCCTCCATTCATACGAGCGCGTTTTTGGTAACCTTATGCGCCTGGCCGCTGATTCACAAAACATTCCAAAAACGTCAAGTATGGATCTTAACCATTTGGATTGCGCTCACAGTCGCATCCGATCGCATCCTATTCGTAGAATTGATTGTTCCTGGAATTCTGGCAGGATTTCTATTTCCTTCCCAGCGGAGTCAAAGATCGGGATGGAAACGTTTATTCCCGAAAAGTTCCAAAATTTTAATAGTTTCGGGGATTGCAGGTTTGATCTTACATGCGATTCTCAAATCTTTTTTGTTTATCGAAAGGTCTGGAAAAATTCCCATCAATCTTTCTCTGACGCGGGCGGCAATGGACGGTGCTCGTTTTTTTATGGAAGCACAGGCTTGGATTCTTTCCGGATTCAAGAGCAAGATTCCAATTCCCGCAATCTTAATTTCGATCCTAATCATTGCATTGGTTCTTAGTTTGATCAGGATTAAAAAATCAAAATCAACCGCCTTTTTATTTTTCTTTTTTGCGATTCTTTTCTTTGCACCAATCTTAACCGGATTGTATATCGACGAGTATAGTCTACGTTATGTGTCTCCCGCTTTGATCTTGGCCCCATTCTTACTGCTCTCTATGACCGAGTTTCCAAAGCGAACTTTGACACTGACGATCTTTCTTCTATTTCTTTTACTCTTGTTCATCGGACAAAAAGCACCTCAAAATATAGAGAATTCGCTTTATCGTCTTTTCCGGACAGTGCCACAGGAAGCGCAATGCGTGGACGAAATTTCCGAAAAAACGCCGATTTCACTCGTTATTTCCGACTTTTGGACCGCGAAAAGAATCCGAGTCTTTTCCAAAAAGAAAATCCCATCCATTCATGTTACATATAGAACATTAGAAGGTTCTCATACGATTTCAAACCGAGAATGGTATCTCAAGGACTATCCGGGAACCGTCGCTGTTTTTACCCAGGGATTGGGAGAAAATCGTATCCAAGAAATATACGGAACGCCGTCCGGAAAAACGCAGTGCGGAGAATTCAGAATTTATTTATACGTAGATTTCCGTAAAATCGGGCAAACCTTACGCAAACCTTTTCAAAAAACGAAATAAAGAAAGGGTTTTGTTTCCACGGTCAAAACAACACCCACGATAAAACCCAAGGCGCTTAAAAGAGCAAAAAGACTCCAGTGAAGATTTTCCCTAAAACGAGAAAAGGCTTCGGAAAGTTCCTCCTTTTTACCGATCCAAGTGGCCAAAGCCATAAAAAGAAGAATCGTAAAAAAATGATTCTGCATCGTATAAGTCGGTTCGATACCGTCACGAAACAAAAATAAAGTTTTGAAAAGTCCAATCGACCCAGAAAACGTTTTCGAACGGAAAAAAACCCAGACCAAACAAACGGAAAGAATTACAAAAATTTGATATAAAAATTTCATTCCGCGACTAAAGATAGAATCTTCCCTCCATGGCAAACTCACAGAATTCCGAAACCATCGTTCCAAAGCCAATAAGATCCCGTGTAAAAAACCCCAGATCACAAAATTCCAACTCGCACCGTGCCAAAGCCCGCCGAGAAGCATAGTAATCAAAAGGTTTCGGTACGTTGTAAAATCAGCGATCCGATTCCCTCCAAGAGGAATGTAAAGGTACTCTCGAAGCCAACTAGAAAGAGAAATATGCCATCTTCCCCAGAAATCGGAAAAACTCGTAGCGGTATAAGGAAGTTTGAAATTTTCGGGCAAACGAACCCCCAAAAGAAGCGCGGAACCGATGGCGATATCCGTATAACCGGAAAAATCACAGTAAATCTGGATCGAATAAGAAATAACTCCCAACCACGCAAAAAAAGTCGAAATCGACTCCGGAAATTGATAAGCGAAATCGGAAACTACCGAGATTCGGTCTGCGATCACTGCCTTTTTCACAAAACCTAAAAGAATCAGCCAAATCCCTTCCCGAAAAGGAACATTATCCCAGCTAAACATGTTACGTAACGCAGGCAAAAGGGTTTTCGCGGAAATGATCGGACCCGCAACGAGTTGAGGAAAGAAGGACAAAAATAAGGCATAATGGAAAAAATTTTTTTCCGGTTGAATCCGTTGTCTATAAACATCGATCGAATAGCTAAGAGATTGGAACGTATAAAACGAAATTCCAACAGGCAAAATGACCTTTAAAGTCGGCGCAGAAATTTGCCAACCGAAAGAATGAAAAAGGGTCAGAAATGAATTCATAAAAAAATGAAAGTATTTGAAAAATACAAGAACGGAAAGATTTCCCAATAATGAAAGAAAAAGAAGAACTTTTCTTTTACGAAGATTTTTCTGAAAGCTTAAAGCTCTTCCGACAGAATAATCCAAAACTGTAGTAAAAAGAATCAAAGCCCCGAAGCGATAGTCCCAAGAAAGATAAAAGCAATAACTGACCAAAAGTAAAAAGCCAAGAACAAATGAATTTTTCCTTGGATAAATTACGGTAAAAACCCACCGAACACACCAAACGATTGTAAAAAAAAGAAAATATTGTGGAGTTGTAAAATTCATCGAAACCGAAACTACATCCAAAATCCCGACAAAACGGAAATCCTCCAGTTGTTTTTCAATTCAATCCGACATTTCAGTTCGAAAGGTCAACTTGAGCGGATATATGTTTTGCCTCTTTTTTAACGTGAGTTCGACGGTTGAAAGTTTGGGCGAATAAGAAACTCAATGCAACGACTCCCTATGATCGTCGTCGCAGCTCGCGACCGCGCTTTAACTCAATGTTCCAATTCCTTCAGAATTTAACTCAATGTTTCTCCCTATGGGTCGAAACATATAATCGCTTTCGCATTTGTTATATCGAGTTCAAATTACTTTATGAATTTAGAAAATATATTAAATTGATTAATATTATTATTAATTTAAAGATTATATTTAATCCTATAAAATTAATTATTATAATCATATTTAAATTATCATTTTTAATCTAAAATTTTATTTTTCATTTTAAGTTTCAATTCAAACTTTCTTTCAAATTAAACTTCTCAATAGGGCAAACAAGCAAATCTATAAATTTTACCGGTCGGGCGCGTCATAACCTACTTAGATCCAAAAATAGTTGGAATTACGACAAATCTTCTGTAAAATTTACGTCCGTAGAGCGAGCGGCCTAAAACCACCATAGGAAGCGCTGTATCTGAGTTTCCTAATTTTAGATGGCGGGAATGGAAAGACTTGGGAGATTTTTCCACCAGAAAATCATACTTTTTACAAGTAAAAAGCTGTAGCCTATGGAACGGTGGTCTTCTTGAGTTCGATTTGACTATATTTATTCTATTATTAATGATTAAATATAATCCTATAATTAAAATTAAACAGTCCATTTATTTTTTACTCCGCAATTTGGACAAATTGCTGAAATTTCAGCTTTTACTCTTCTTCCCTTAGGGGTTTCTATTTTTCCAATTGCTACAAACTCAAAATCGACACCTTCTGGAACATAATGCCCTGCTCCGTACTTTGCCGAACCCTCTATCATATAAGAGCAAGCATGGCATTTAACCCGCAATTTAATTACTTCAGCCATAATTTCCTGTTGCTCTATTTTTAAAAACGAAATAGGGTCGTAAACCTTTTTCTGACATTTCTGCATCAGCAGGAGCTTTCACTACACATGACAAAATGGCGTTAATTTTGCTCGGCACCATAGGGAGTGTGGGGCTCGTCCATAAAATGCTATTTCTAAGAAAATGTATCTCTTCTATTTTTATTACGTGTGCCCTAATTTAGGCATATATACACAATCTGCTTGCCGGATGACCTTTAAACAAAATCATATGCGCCTCATCTACAAAATTACTCACTACATATGGGTTTTCAGAAAAATTATATTTTAAAATTTCAAAAACAGATTAAGAACTATAGGAAAAAAGGAAGCTTCTGTCAGCCAACTACCCATTTCTAAGCAGTTCATTTGTCATCCGATTATGACTCTTCGCTATTTTCTCTTTCAATCAAATTCATTTTAATAGAACTACTTCGGCCACACGGGCACCTCTACGAAAAAGCCTTTTTAGAACCGTGCCCAAATTTAAACATTTATTTATCTGCCCAGATGCCGTCCGTATTCCCGTCAATAGGCCGTCTCGTGCCAAATTATAGTCTTTTAATGACGACCTATTGGCATTTAAATTTTCGATCTTTTCCCCTGTGCTTAGGTAAGGGGAAATCTTAGCGTTTTGAAGTTTTTTTAGATTTTTCTTTTTTGGGAGATGGCGCGATTTTTACGGAATTTTCAATTGATACTACTTGTTTTTCGGAAGATTTTGAGTTACTCGATATATCGAAATTTGTATCAATTCCCTGCTTTTTATTCCTTTTGACCATATATATAAAATGTCGTATATACTGTCCATAAGGCTCGGGCAATGTTTTTGGGTCAAAATCTAATGGATTATCAAGAAGGGATTTTACAACGACTTGACTTAAGTCTTCTTTGCTGGTCATCATAATCGTTTCGAGACGTCTACAAATCTCGTAATCGTTTACTTCAAGAGACATTCTTTTCATTGCGTTCAGCAATTTTTGAAAAGAAGATCGTTTTACTTTAGAAGCCATAGACAAAGATTTTCAACCGTAGGTTGAAAAACAAACAAAATTAGACTTTTATCAAAGAGCCGATTTTTTATATGAAAAATCAGCTAAAAAGGTTATACCGTTTTTTAATTCCGACCACTCCATCGTTAGTTGGTGTTTCAAAAGAAATATCCTCCTTTTCACTTGGAGAATAATTCCTCTCGATTTCAATTGTCTTTAGTGATGTATAATAGGTTTGAATTCCTAAAGTAAGTAGCTCGAAGTTTCGATCGACGCTAACAAAAGGTAAGCGCAACAATCTCATTCCCTTTCTAACAAACGAAAAGATAGGAGAATATATTTGATTTTCTTTCTCTTTTTGATGTAGAAATATCAATTCCTCCAATCGCGAAAAAGTATTTAAAGAAGTCGAAACTCTTATAAGATTTGGAAAAGAACGGACTAAAAATCCTTTTCGATTTCTATCGAATTGACTTATTTGAATGAAAGTTTTTTTCGTTAAATTTCCCACTAATTTGA
Coding sequences:
- the pyk gene encoding pyruvate kinase; translation: MKSESSVIRKTKIICTIGPATSDKKMIQALAEAGMNVARLNMSHGNHDFHRSIIRNIKSLNKDVLKNPIAILLDTQGPEIRTGDLQVDHLDLKVGETFIFHIIPGEESEEQSVFVNYKDIVKDLKVGDPVTVDNGLINLVVEEINDSALKCKVLDGGRLGSRKHINLPGIRVNLPSITPKDHKDILFGLEEDVDFIALSFVRSAEDINQLKQIIEENEGHAQVIAKIEDQEAVRNMKEIVAVSDGVMVARGDLGVEVPIEELPILQRAIIKECALKGKRVIVATHLLESMINNPSPTRAEVTDVANAIYEEADAIMLSGETAAGKFPVRCVEMMDKIAQRVEKTGGVDYVKDKIPQDKKEQMARSAAELADSLKCPAIIVITRRGTTALNVAGFHPHYPLIYAFTNMTTVRRKLWLTRGVIPYRIDFSKDPEKTIRLAIETLKKAGRIEDGDQVVILSDIIAGEDRVETIQIREVKTYFNVSSA
- a CDS encoding MBOAT family O-acyltransferase, whose product is MNFTTPQYFLFFTIVWCVRWVFTVIYPRKNSFVLGFLLLVSYCFYLSWDYRFGALILFTTVLDYSVGRALSFQKNLRKRKVLLFLSLLGNLSVLVFFKYFHFFMNSFLTLFHSFGWQISAPTLKVILPVGISFYTFQSLSYSIDVYRQRIQPEKNFFHYALFLSFFPQLVAGPIISAKTLLPALRNMFSWDNVPFREGIWLILLGFVKKAVIADRISVVSDFAYQFPESISTFFAWLGVISYSIQIYCDFSGYTDIAIGSALLLGVRLPENFKLPYTATSFSDFWGRWHISLSSWLREYLYIPLGGNRIADFTTYRNLLITMLLGGLWHGASWNFVIWGFLHGILLALERWFRNSVSLPWREDSIFSRGMKFLYQIFVILSVCLVWVFFRSKTFSGSIGLFKTLFLFRDGIEPTYTMQNHFFTILLFMALATWIGKKEELSEAFSRFRENLHWSLFALLSALGFIVGVVLTVETKPFLYFVF
- the asd gene encoding aspartate-semialdehyde dehydrogenase; this translates as MSRVKVAVLGATGSVGQRFIQLLDRHPYFEVTHLCASEKSAGKTYGDVMKTRWKISSDIPAYAKNMVITTPDPAKTKDVVLAFSGLDSNIAGEVETNYANAGIHIISNSKNHRMDPTVPLLSAEVNSSHLDVLTSQKTKGKIITNSNCTIMGVTISLKPLFDRFGIESVMLFSMQAISGAGYPGVPTMDILGNVVPYIGGEEEKAELEPLKCLGKVENGKILHADFSISAHCNRVPVFDGHTVCVSVKFKKKPSKEEILSAWKEFSGEPQKLGLPLAPNPVLLYKEEEDRPQPRLDLDTGKGMTTVIGRLRPDPIFDWKYVVLSHNTIRGAAGAALLNAELLYKKNFLE
- a CDS encoding phosphatidylinositol phospholipase, giving the protein MASKVKRSSFQKLLNAMKRMSLEVNDYEICRRLETIMMTSKEDLSQVVVKSLLDNPLDFDPKTLPEPYGQYIRHFIYMVKRNKKQGIDTNFDISSNSKSSEKQVVSIENSVKIAPSPKKEKSKKTSKR